The Coffea eugenioides isolate CCC68of chromosome 8, Ceug_1.0, whole genome shotgun sequence genome has a segment encoding these proteins:
- the LOC113781647 gene encoding uncharacterized protein LOC113781647, which produces MAVSSSCSLDCPVHWFGDMTKITAAGNDFPPLQPGAGMATLVAVLLLIILYSCVLISMDNFRDAIFMCQHGICRPMRKVMSLLTWMGALGVIIKLPPILVANGYGVCELYPYVVGFEFMFSIGFVYRVCLSLLRIWPTVSLSTSYKPRSMEENNFETYGCFTSYSDVAKRLRDKNYLTSHARHMIDIGSLSVRLAPVVLMLVLIAIRWNPLHILIMFFYWICLNIAVMQWSLPYFVSSQIEEVPLDDKKVESVI; this is translated from the exons ATGGCGGTTTCTTCTTCCTGTTCCTTGGATTGCCCTGTCCATTGGTTCGGGGACATGACCAAAATTACAGCTGCCGGGAATGATTTTCCCCCACTACAGCCGGGGGCGGGCATGGCAACCTTGGTTGCGGTGCTGCTGCTGATAATCTTATATTCGTGCGTGCTTATTTCCATGGACAATTTCCGAGATGCTATTTTCATG TGCCAGCATGGAATTTGCAGGCCCATGCGGAAGGTCATGAGTCTATTAACATGGATGGGAGCCCTTGGGGTGATCATCAAGCTTCCTCCGATCTTGGTTGCTAATGGCTATGGTGTTTGCGAGTTGTATCCCTATGTTGTTGGCTTTGAGTTTATGTTTTCCATTGGATTTGTCTACAG GGTATGCCTGTCACTATTACGAATTTGGCCAACTGTATCATTGTCCACTAGTTATAAGCCGCGATCCATGGAGGAAAACAATTTTGAAACGTATGGCTGCTTTACATCATATTCAGATGTGGCCAAGAGACTCAGAGACAAGAACTACCTGACCTCGCATGCGAG GCACATGATAGACATTGGTTCTTTGTCAGTCCGCCTAGCACCAGTAGTTCTCATGCTAG TGTTGATAGCTATACGGTGGAACCCTCTACATATCCT GATAATGTTCTTCTACTGGATATGCTTAAACATTGCGGTCATGCAATGGTCCTTACCCTATTTTGTCTCTAG TCAAATTGAAGAAGTGCCTCTGGATGACAAAAAAGTTGAATCAGTGATATGA